In Callospermophilus lateralis isolate mCalLat2 chromosome 15, mCalLat2.hap1, whole genome shotgun sequence, the genomic stretch TTTGTGGGAGAAGCACTCAATCTCACCATTAAGGGTGATTTTGGCTGAGATGTTCAGTCCCTTGCAGGTAGCTATTCCCTTCTGTATCCAGGGCACCGGCCACTTTCATCTTCAATGGAAGACCCATTTATCACGTGCGTTTCCCATGCCCTGGAGGTGATCATCTGCTGCTGCTTTTTTAGTCACGTGATACACTACATCAATTGGTTTTCTGTGTTGTGCAGCTTCTCATTCCTGGGATAGATTTAACTTGGTTGTATTGTCATTTATTTACTTAGCAGACTTACTGCTCTGTAAGTTATACAGCATAAAAAAACCACCCAGTGAATGGCTTTAAAAACAAGTTTTTTTTGAGTTGTAAATCTGCCACCTCAATCtagttttagaacattttcatcatgcCTGCATTTTTCATGTgttgctaaatttggttaatattTTGTCAAGATGTTTACGTCTTTGTGCAGGAGATAATATTGGTCTGCAATGTTTCTTGCAATATTTTTGCTTGTTTTAGTATCAGGTAATGATGACTCAGAGCGTGCTGAGAATTGCTGAATTAGTTCCTTTTTCTAGAATACTCTGTATATTCTTCAAATCATTAAAATACTCTTAAGTATTTGGTGGAATTCCTCAGTACGATGTTCTGGGCCATGAATTTTCAGTttggaagttttttttaaaaaatatttttagttgtagctcgacacaataactttattttgtttatttatttttatgtgggctgaggataaaacccagtggctccaacatgctaggcaagcactctaccactgagccacaactccttcCCCAGTTTGGAAGGTTTCAAACTAGGGATTCAAGTTCTCTAGCAGACACAGCATATTCAGGTACTTCTGTCTTTGTCAGGGACTTTGGTCAGCTGTCTTTCAAGGACTTGGTCAGTTTCCTCCCCACTTACAGATTTGTGGGCAGACAGCTGTGTCCATGTTTTCCTTATTATCTTGTAAGCATCCAGAGTCTTCAGTGTTTCCTGATCCTTAATTATTGATGTTGGTAATTTGTGTCTTCTCTCTTCTTTCATCCAAGATTCTGGCTAAACTGTATATCCAGTTGGTTGATCTCAAAGAACCCACTATCAGGATCATCAATTTTCTCCTTTCTATAATTTCTATTTtgctgatttctgctcttatgttTATTTTCTTCTGCTTGTTCTTTTCTCCAGTTACCTAAGGGAAAACTTAAATTATTGATTTTAGAGCTTCCTTCTTTTTGAGTAGAAGAATTTAATGCTACTAGTTTCCCACTAATTCCAGTTTAGTTGCATTTCACAAATCTCCATAtgctgtattttcatttttattttgttcaaaaGGTTTTCTGATTTCCCTTCAGGTTTTATTTTATCCcatggattattttgaaatgtgtggtttaattttcaaatatttgggaACTACCTAGataaatattgaaaagaaaatgaccacaacactcagagcaaccaagagatctttattgcagcagtacagcagaggagaagagagagaaagagaaagagagagagagagagagagacaggaagcacgcacaagagagagacagagaaagcaagagagagagcaagagagaagagagagagggacagagagagcaagagaaagcaagagagatagcaagagtgatagcaagagagagaggggcccggcaggagggagtttttatagcccaaatctaatggggtctctgggtctgcaagctgcctgttGGCACAAGGGGGTTACGTGTTTGGCCTTGAgcagggggttgagtgttcagccttgagcgggggcttgggcgtttgggcttgaagcaaataGTTGATAAAGAACcggacagagggtttgagagggCAGGTCATCCTGCAGCTGACTTTGTTTGGCCTGCCCTGCAGACAGCttactcagcctgtcctgcacctaacaaaTATGATGTTGATTTTAAGTTCAATTATAATAGAAACAGAGAGCATATTTCATgtaatttctattcttttaagtTTCCCAAGACTTGTTTTATGGCTTAGAGTCTGCTCTACACTTGTGGTTTTTCATGCTGAAAGAAGGGATATGAGGTCCTTTCAGGACACTTCATCCTCTTAGAAGGGACCCTTTGCCACATCCTCCTGCCCTGGCCTGTGTCTGTGGCTCCTGTTCTGGACTCCTCATGTGAATGGGAGTGGTCCCTATGTGTCTGGGTGCTTTAACTTGGCATGTGCTTTCAAGGGCCATACACACTGCAGCCTGGATCAGTGCTCATTCTGCTTGTGGAAAATGACATTTGTGGAGTGGACACGCCACACCTTGCTCACCACTCATGAGCTGCTGCATACTGGACTGTCTTTTTGTTGGTCATGTACAATGCTGCTGTGAAGATTCCTGTACAGGTGTTTGTGCGGACTTAAAGTTCCATTTCTCTTAGACACACACCTAAGGGTGGAATTGCTGGGTCGCAAGCACCATATGTTGTGCACTAGTCTCCAATCCCACCTGCAAACGATGAGAGTTCTGCTAGCTCCATCTCCTCATCATGCCTCATTAttatatcttttatttctttgctaAGATTTCTGCTTTTGTCCCATTTGTTTCATTTGAAACAAATTTGCAGTTTGCAACTTAATGTGGGAGCATTTTTCTGACAGTTTTCAAACCCTCTCAGGTAGTTCTGACATCTAGTCCCGCTTGGTATTGGCATCAGCTGATGGTCTTTTACACCTTAGATTTCAGCTTTCCCAGTTCTTGATGGGGTGAGTGACCCCAGTTGTCCCTGGGCGTTCTGCTCTTTGCTCAGGAGACTGCATCCTCTCACATCTATTCTTTGAGCAGGCAAGCATCCAGCTGGCGTGTGACGCTGCCTGCTCCATGGCAGCTTAGTCTCCAAAACCTCCCAAAGTGCCCTGGTCTTTCTCACCCTTCTAGTGCTGCTGAGACTCTGCCCAATCCCTAGGGAACCATCCATGGGGGCAAAGGCAATGTCCTGGGCTTTCTGGGCATGGTCTTACCGTTTCAGCCCCAGCCTCTTCCCTTCAGCCCCAGCAATAGCATGGGGCTGAAGGGAAGAGCCTGGTTGTGTTGTGCAGAAACATGGGCTTGTTGCTGCTGGGTGTGGGCAGATTGGCCAGCTGTCAATCACGGGGTCTGGCTTAGGCTCCCCGTCCCCAGTTGTCAGCAAAGGAGGAAAGCCCCTTGCTTACGTCTGGTGGCACTTGGGGTCAGCAAGGCCATTGGTTGCTCTGCTCACAGCGGGAGACAGCTGCCAACTTGCTCTGGAAAGGCCCTTGCTGTCCCCATTAGCCCAGGCCACTGGTGGCTCCCACATCTATATACTCAACTTTGGGCCACAACCTCCGCCATTGCCCCAGCTGAGTGGTGAGAGCTGGCTGGAGCCACGAGGAGTTATGAGGGCAGCTCTCTGGACCTTGGGGCTGGGGCCCTTTCATCTCACTCTCAGGCAGCCCCCCTTGGTAAGTTTCTCCTTCCTCATCCACAGGACTTTCTGGAGACAGTGGCTCTGTGGATGCCCAGGCCCTGGGACACAAGCATTCCCTGCTGTCTCCATCTGTCTGCCTGGCTCTCACTAGCCCCAAGGCTGATGGGACATCCTGGGCAGGAGGGATATGGGCTGCAAAGGGCCTGACCCCTGAGAGGGTCCACTTGCAGGATAAGCTTGGAGCTCAGGCACGGGTCTGGGTTGGTGCCTGGTTTCATGGACCCAGATGGACACCTAGTGCTGATGAGACCTGGGGGGACTGCTGTCCCCTGGGTTAGGGCTGGGGCCCACAGGGAAATGAAGGCAACATGGAGTCCCAGGAACTTCCAGGCAGGgtagtgtgtgtgtgaggggctgCTGGATCAAGAGCAAGAAACTTCAGAGGAGACCTGCCGAAGGGACAGCATGTGAGGCTGGAGGTGACAGTGAGCCCAGGCTGAGTGTGCAAGAGTGTGCACATGGGAAGGCATGGTGGGCATCTACAGGGGTCTGAAGCTGAAGGAGAAATAATGCTTTGGCTGGGCTGCTCCAAGGCCCAGGAGGGAGGTCACCCTATGCTGCACAGAAACCAAGTAGCGGCAGTGGAGTTGGGGCCTGTTGGCAGCAGGGTCAGTGGCAGAAAGGGCAGGGTACTGACACCTGCAGAGGTCAGTGGTGTGTTGCTGTGCCTGGGGTCACAGTTGAGGGCTTTGTGTTGGTGTTCAAGATGGCAGACCAGAGTTTGATCCTTCCATGATCTGGGCAGGGAGTGATGAGGAGGCTCTGAGTGGAGGGTGCAGGGCAGTGATGGTGGGGGACCCTGCAGGAGACACAGTTTCCCTTGGGGCATCTCCCTCTCTCTGAGCCCACCACCATATGGGACCTTCTCTCTTCTGAGGGGGCAGGGTCCACCAGGGGTCCTGAAGGTGGGTCTAGGGCTTCTGGGGGGCAGGCTGCCAAGACTGGAAGATGGGTGGGGTTTCAGAGACTGCAGTGTCTCCAGTGGAAGTGGGGACATGACATCTGGGAGCAGGGGTGGGTGAAGGTCCAGCCCAGCTCCTGGCCTCCAAGGACAAGGGAGCTTCCTTACTTGGAGGGGCATCACTGTGATGTCAGTTCTCCAGGCTAAGAGGGGAGCAGGGAGAAGAATTGGGGGAGGTGTGGGGGTAGTGGGCTGGTCTCCATGTGACCCCTGctgtcatttttccagaattgcttTGGGGCTGCTAATTTGTGGAGCGAATCCTTGGAAGCAGCCCCAGGTGGATTCAGGCTGGTTCCTCTCCCCACCAGACCCAGGGGGGCATTCTGCCCTCTAACCAGTCCTGTCCGTCCCAAGGTGGCCCTGGTGACCTGCGGCTGGCACACAGACAGTGCATGCGATGGAGTGGTGCAGGTCCGACGTGATGGGGAGTGGGGACACTTGTGCAACCAGGAGTGGACACTGGCAGAGGCCTCTGTGGTCTGCAGGCAGCTTGGCTGTGGCCGTGCAGTTGGTGCTCCCAAGTATGTCCCACTACCAGGAGAGGTGGCTCGGCCCTAGCTGCACAACGTGTCCTGTCGGGGTCATGAGTCCTCCCTCTGGGAGTGCAGCCTGGGCGCATGGAGTCAGAGCGCATGCCCCCATGAGTGTGTGGTGGTTGTACTCTGTGCAAGTGAGTAGgggcagggggagggggaggctggGAGGAGGTGGCTGGGAGGAGGTGTGGAGGGGTTTCGGGGTGGGTGTGGAGGAAACAGTATGAGGCTAGGGAGGACCTGGGAAGGGATGGGGAGGGATAGACCTGGAGGAGAGGAAGGGTGGGTTTGGGGCTCTGGCAGGGACTCCTGGTTGGGGCCTGGAACACCCTGACTGCAAGTTGCTGCCACCTCTTCTCCCTGGTTAGTCCCTTATGTGTTGGGATCCTTTGATATTCTTTCAAATACTCAGATGCTACGTGCTAGTCCAAGGGCTGGTGCCCAGCTGTGCATGGACTGGACAAGGGTCCTGCTCCACTGAGCTTAGGCTGCCAGTACCACAGCTTTAGGGAAGCAGGGTAGTTTTTAGGGTGGCGGCCCCAGAGGCACCCAGGCATGCACTCATGACTTTCCCTTGGATGTCTGGCTTGACATGGTTCAGCCGTGTCTGGGTGCTTTGTGTGGCCTGGAGCTTGTGAAGACCCTCATTGCATCAGGTCACTAGAGTAGGAGCCCCTTGAAAAGGCCCTACAGGGTCTTGGGGATTCGTGTGAAGCCACCACGACGGCCTTCTTAAAGCTGAACACTTCAAGGGGGTAACCCAGAGCATTGAACGGGGTTGAACTTGTGTGATACCAGGTCTCTGGACCCTGAAATCCGGCCCTCTCTGgactccctggagaagaggtaggtagGTTTGCACCGTAATTCTGCCTCTCAGACCCAGGAGAGTGCCTGGTAGGCACTGCCATGGTCAAAGGCAGTGCATCTGGAAATATCTGTTACCAGGGCGTATGCAGTCTTCACGTGTCGGTGTGCCTAGCGGAGTCTGAATCTTCTGTCACGTGGGCCTGTGCTTCACAGATGGCACTTTCTGGGAGATTCGCCTGGTGAAGGGTCACAGTCCCTGTGCAGGACTCCCTAAGATCAGGAATGTGAATGGGGTGGACCGCCTCTGTGGCTTGCACATGGAGGAGGCCACAGTATTCTGCCAGGAGCTGGGGTGTGGCCCTGCGCTCCAGGCCCCCCATCAAGGTGTGGACATCATCAGGAAGTACATGGTTTGCAGGGGCACAGAGCCCACCATCCGCCACTGCAGACTCAACTACAACCTGCGCAGTGGCTGTGACCTCCAGCTGGATGCTAGAGGTGGTCTGCTCAGGTGAGTTGTAATGCCATACTCTCAGGGACCCTCAGGTGATACCAGGCCCGGGCACTGTGGGGGTGCGGGGGTGCCAGGGATCCATCCTGCCTGAGGCATTGGGTGCAGACCATTGTGGGtgtagtgggagggaaaggcctgTGTGTTCATGGCTGGTCTTCTCAATCGACTTGTGGGCAACTGGCTCTCAGAAGGGACAATGAGTGGGCTGGGAACGTCGAGGGAAAATAGAGAGGACTGTGTGAAAAATCTGATAATCTCCAGCTCAGAGTTGCCTTTGGCAGGGACCTAGAGATCAAGGGCCCTGGAAGCTCTTCAGTATAGGCTGGCAGGTGGGAACCCAGCAGGCCACAGGTGTGCTGAGGTCTGTGTGCTGCAGCCCACAAGAGTGGAGCTAGTTTCTGGCGACCCAGCAAGATGCCAACTCAGCATACCCAGGCCAGGAGTCTTTGCTGAAGGTGTAGGGCTGATCAGTTTCAGCTGAGATAGCTACAGGCTAAAAGGAATTTGGTGGACAGCAAGTCAGTTCCTCCCAGCCCTGTCTCAGGTGTATGTGAGCTACTCACAGCTCCTGGTTGAGTATGAGGGCACAGACTACCTGCCCTGGTGCCCATAAAAGGCAGTGTTTATGGCCTGAGGGGACCTTGACCTTGCCTTTGAGATTGTAGATGGACTTGATACCATCACCCTGACAGGCAGAGGCTGTGGCAAACGTGAGTGCCAGAGCAGGTGaccctgccctctggccttggGTATAGGGTGGATGGGCCTCCGTCTGGCAGTGCTTGCCTGCGTCTGGCAGATGACTGGACCCAGATGACATCCCTGGTGTGAGCCTCCTGTGGGTGTGGTTGAAGGTGTCAGCTCAGGGCTGTTCATCGGACAATACCCGTCTCCACCTGAGAGGACATTGATTCCCCCAGGACACAGGGAGGCCCGGCTGGTGGGCAGTGAGCACCCCTGTGCTGGGCGCCTGGAGGTTCGGCGGGGCCTGACCTGGGGCACTGTCTGCCACACGGACCTGGATCTGCCCACAGCCCACGTGGTGTGCCGGGAGCTGCAGTGTGGGTTGGTCATCTCCGTAGTCCACGGCACCCTCTTGGGCCAAGGTTCAGGGCCAGTGTGGACAGAGGCCTCCCACTGCCTGGGCAATGAGTCCCTGCTGTTCTACTGCCAGAGCGAGCCCGGGCGCCAGTGCACGCATGACCAGGACGTGGGGCTCAGGTGCTCAGGTGAGGCCTGGGGCGGACTGCAGAAGTCCAGCCCAGGTCTTTCCTTGCCAACATTCCTCCATGGGCCCCGCCTGTGACTCTAAGATGAGCCCCTAAGGGTCCTGGGCAGGAGTGCATTGTGCTCAGGGACCGTTTGGTTCTGCTGGTTGAAAGGAGGGCAGGAAAGGAAGGGGAAGGATTCTGGCCATTGAGAGATGTGACTCAAGGGCTACACTGCAGACAGGGGGCTCCTCTGCAGAGCTGTAGGACCTGGAGGCTGATGCTCTGGTAGGTGGGGGCGGACTCAGGGATCAAGGGTCCATTCTGTGTGCAGCATACTGGgtgcaaaagaaagaaatggccGAGTAGAGCTGCTTTTAGGGTGTGTGAATCTGAGGCCACAGAACTTCATCTCTCCCCAGAGTTCTGGCTGGTCAATGGCAGCAGCAGCTGTGGGGGCCGCGTGGAGCTCCAGGTGCAGGGGTCCTGGGCGCCCCTCTGCGCCTCGCACtgggacttagcagatacaaccgTCCTCTGCCACCAGCTGAACTGTGGCAACGCTGTGGCCACACCTCCAGGTGTGCTGGCTGGCTGGACGTGCTCTACAATGGGACATGGGGTTCTGTGTGCAGCAATGCCCTCAAAGACATCTCCTTGACTATCGTCTGCAAACAGCTGGGGTGTGGGGATCAGGGCTGGCTGGAGAACAAGCCATTCCAAGGGGCAGGTTCCAGCATCGCCTGGGTAGATGACATCGAGTGCCACAGGCTACCCAGCTCCACTCTGTGGCACTGTCCTTCTGCTCCCTGGGACCCACGCTCCTGGGTCCTGGGAGAAGAGGCCTGGATTACCTGTGCAGGTGGGCATGGCTCTTCTGGGTGTCCTGAAAAAGACTGTTCTGAAAGTCACAGATAGGGCTGAAGTGAACTGCAGCTCTGACCTGGAGCCTTGTGGATCTGTCCACTGTGCT encodes the following:
- the Scart1 gene encoding LOW QUALITY PROTEIN: scavenger receptor cysteine-rich domain-containing protein SCART1 (The sequence of the model RefSeq protein was modified relative to this genomic sequence to represent the inferred CDS: inserted 2 bases in 1 codon; deleted 3 bases in 2 codons; substituted 1 base at 1 genomic stop codon) — protein: MRAALWTLGLGPFHLTLRQPPLSCPSQGGPGDLRLAHRXSACDGVVQVRRDGEWGHLCNQEWTLAEASVVCRQLGCGRAVGAPKYVPLPGEVARPXLHNVSCRGHESSLWECSLGAWSQSACPHECVVVVLCANGTFWEIRLVKGHSPCAGLPKIRNVNGVDRLCGLHMEEATVFCQELGCGPALQAPHQGVDIIRKYMVCRGTEPTIRHCRLNYNLRSGCDLQLDAEVVCSGHREARLVGSEHPCAGRLEVRRGLTWGTVCHTDLDLPTAHVVCRELQCGLVISVVHGTLLGQGSGPVWTEASHCLGNESLLFYCQSEPGRQCTHDQDVGLRCSGEAWEFWLVNGSSSCGGRVELQVQGSWAPLCASHWDLADTTVLCHQLNCGNAVATSRCAGWLDVLYNGTWGSVCSNALKDISLTIVCKQLGCGDQGWLENKPFQGAGSSIAWVDDIECHRLPSSTLWHCPSAPWDPRSWVLGEEAWITCADRAEVNCSSDLEPCFRMLNCSSVLSCPEEGAVRVRGGKDGCSGRVELWHRGSWGTVCDDSWDLADAEVVCRQLGCGQAVDAGWGAAFGPGSRPVWLDEVGCRGSEASLWGCPAEPWGRGDGEHKEDAGVHCSAVPGTTASGALSLAPPPVAEGWTLPEIACLVLGFVLGLVFLVLGVQWCHSSAACMGSGLSGNQASEGVYEDIEAVPVREKDEVSPESRGPMQEEDYDDAAEPEEGHHDEGGESGALLSPTGVHLCALGSVALFLLYCSHVQGSALASAYI